One Denticeps clupeoides chromosome 3, fDenClu1.1, whole genome shotgun sequence DNA window includes the following coding sequences:
- the LOC114785217 gene encoding histone-lysine N-methyltransferase, H3 lysine-79 specific-like: MKQWKKFVRRIRRPFCKKKVPVEPNMTGLKSVQNGQMEALTEQIHRLEEVMETFQDKDHYAEKEQMLRTSNDKLRMALHEAREDNLALVGDLKRLKDRDLSIQVLQREKTAELEAARDRECLRYEDLQRQLSTERHNREEAERRFYDEIEKKSEEALYEEMLQKEKKETDELRREIENEQRRREEAERELEAEKEHMEEAERLLLETKKKSHEQLKSKESLKEETLQPIKQELEMMRAERDHERKGREELDKVLLKETATKNELEKRFQNINQTTESNEIEEILKILLKREKELSGEKEKTAERKIELERLLEASQRNVKKGNEYKHRPGPRQAPHREEDGRRKQQRTRWRRMNISTEPDMKGWRRDQV; the protein is encoded by the coding sequence ATGAAAcagtggaagaagtttgttagacGGATCAGGCGTCCTTTCTGCAAAAAGAAGGTTCCTGTTGAGCCCAACATGACCGGCCTGAAATCAGTTCAGAATGGTCAGATGGAGGCGTTGACAGAACAGATCCACAGACTCGAGGAGGTGATGGAGACGTTCCAGGACAAGGATCACTATGCAGAAAAGGAGCAGATGCTGAGGACCTCTAATGATAAACTGAGGATGGCTCTTCATGAGGCGCGTGAGGACAATCTGGCTCTTGTTGGAGACCTGAAGCGACTGAAAGATAGAGACCTTTCCATTCAGGTCCTTCAGCGAGAAAAAACAGCAGAACTGGAAGCAGCAAGAGACCGTGAATGTTTGCGATATGAGGATCTCCAAAGACAGCTGAGCacggagagacacaacagagaagaagcagaaaggcgtttctaTGATGAAATAGAGAAGAAGAGTGAagaggctctttatgaagagatgctgcaaaaagagaagaaggagacGGACGAGTTAAGAAGGGAAATAGAAAATGAGCAGAGGAGAAGGGAGGAAGCTGAAAGAGAGcttgaagcagaaaaagaacacatggaagaggcagagaggcttctcctggagaccaAAAAAAAGTCCCACGAACAGCTGAAGAGTAAAGAAAGTCTCAAAGAAGAGACACTCCAGCCAATAAAACAGGAACTTGAAATGATGAGAGCCGAAAGAGACCATGAGCGCAAAGGACGAGAAGAACTTGATAAAGTGCTCCTCAAAGAAACGGCTACCaagaacgaactggaaaaacgtttccagaaCATAAATCAAACAACTGAGAGTAATGAGATTGAGGAAATCTTGAAGATCCTCCTcaaaagggagaaggaactgtctGGGGAAAAGGAGAAGACAGCAGAAAGGAAAATAGAACTAGAGCGTCTTCTAGAAGCTTCACAAAGAAACGTGAAGAAAGGAAATGAATACAAGCACAGGCCTGGGCCGAGACAGGCTCCTCACAGAGAAGAAGATGGAAGGAGGAAACAGCAAAGAACCAGATGGAGAAGGATGAACATCAGCACGGAGCCGGACATGAAGGGATGGAGAAGGGATCAGGTGTGA